A single window of Salvia splendens isolate huo1 chromosome 6, SspV2, whole genome shotgun sequence DNA harbors:
- the LOC121807215 gene encoding aspartate aminotransferase, mitochondrial-like, whose product MAHLIRAGSSCRLASSGAARSMSTAWWRHVEPAPKDPILGVTEAFLADPSPAKVNVGVGAYRDDNGKPVVLECVREAERRIAGNSNMEYLPMGGSVNMVQETLKLAYGEDSDLIKDKRIAAVQALSGTGACRLFADFQKRFSPDSQIFIPVPTWSNHHNIWRDAHVPQRTFHYYHPESKGLDFAGLMDDVKNAPNGSFFLLHACAHNPTGVDPTEEQWKEISNQFKVKGHFALFDMAYQGFASGDPERDAKSIRIFLEDGHLIGCAQSYAKNMGLYGQRVGCLSVVCEDEKQAVAVKSQLQQLARPMYSNPPVHGALIVSTILSDPDLKKLWLKEVKGMADRIIGMRTALKQNLEKLGSPLSWEHITKQIGMFCYSGMTPEQVDLLTNEFHIYMTRNGRISMAGVTTGNVGYLANAIHEVTKSG is encoded by the exons ATGGCGCACCTCATTCGGGCCGGGTCATCGTGTCGTCTCGCCAGCTCCGGAGCTGCGCGATCCATGTCCACGGCGTGGTGGCGCCACGTGGAGCCTGCTCCCAAGGATCCCATCCTCGGCGTCACCGAAGCTTTCCTCGCCGATCCTAGTCCTGCAAAAGTCAATGTCGGCGTT GGAGCTTATCGTGATGATAACGGAAAGCCGGTGGTCCTGGAGTGCGTCAGAGAAGCTGAGAGGAGAATCGCCGGCAATTCGAACAT GGAATATCTTCCCATGGGCGGAAGTGTGAACATGGTTCAAGAGACTTTAAAGCTGGCTTATGGGGAGGACTCCGACTTAATTAAAGACAAGAGAATTGCAGCAGTACAAGCTCTTTCAGGAACTGGTGCATGCAGGCTCTTTGCAGACTTCCAGAAGCGTTTTTCCCCTGACTCACAGATTTTCATTCCAGTTCCTACCTGGTCAAA TCATCACAATATCTGGAGAGATGCTCATGTCCCTCAGAGAACATTCCATTACTATCATCCAGAATCAAAGGGTTTGGACTTTGCTGGATTGATGGATGACGTGAAG AATGCGCCAAACGGGTCTTTCTTTCTCCTTCATGCTTGTGCTCATAATCCAACTGGAGTGGATCCTACGGAAGAACAGTGGAAAGAGATCTCAAACCAATTTAAG GTTAAAGGACATTTTGCCTTATTCGACATGGCATATCAAGGTTTTGCCAGTGGTGATCCAGAAAGGGATGCCAAGTCCATTCGGATTTTTCTTGAGGATGGCCATCTAATAGGATGTGCACAATCATATGCTAAAAATATGGGACTTTATGGTCAGAGAGTGGGCTGTCTCAG TGTGGTTTGTGAGGACGAGAAACAAGCTGTGGCAGTGAAAAGTCAGTTGCAGCAGCTCGCAAGACCCATGTACAGTAACCCCCCTGTTCACGGTGCCCTCATTGTTTCCACCATTCTTAGTGATCCAGATTTGAAAAAATTGTGGCTGAAAGAAGTAAAG GGGATGGCTGATCGAATCATTGGAATGAGAACTGCTCTAAAGCAGAATCTTGAAAAGTTGGGTTCACCTCTTTCATGGGAGCACATAACTAAGCAG ATTGGCATGTTCTGCTATAGTGGCATGACGCCTGAGCAAGTAGATCTCTTGACAAATGAATTTCACATTTACATGACTCGCAATGGGCGTATCAG TATGGCTGGAGTCACCACTGGCAATGTTGGTTATTTGGCGAATGCTATACATGAGGTCACTAAGTCAGGTTAG